In Lentilitoribacter sp. Alg239-R112, the following proteins share a genomic window:
- a CDS encoding bifunctional aldolase/short-chain dehydrogenase has product MQNNWIDSEAQTLVDDLAKEGINEDLALRVYTTRLLGLVPQLVLHGGGNTSVKTTATDITGQAWDVLCVKGSGWDMGVIEPAGLPAVKLKPLLSTRNFAALSDETMVELQRSNLINSSSPNPSVETLLHAFIPHKFVDHTHSTGVLAIIDQDNSKELAREVFGERFGFVPYIMPGFDLAKKAAEVYESNPDVDGLILDKHGIFTFAEDAKSAYDLMIDAVTKAENYVEQNRKFSSFPKAALPENIANLEDVLPIVRGAVAHALDDGDYKRFVCDHRADDKILNFTNAADLDKFATRGMPTPDLSIRIKHKPIIFPAPEADHLDAFKTAVQTAVKSFIADYTEYFSKNDAQDDVTRTMLDPMPRLAFIPGIGMIGIGQTYKEAKIAADVGETFVETISSAEAHGEFKPVDMPELFKLEYWSLEQAKLASAKKRALDGQVVMVTGGAGAIGAATCQVFAEQGAQVVVSDLNLDAAETIAASLGAGHLGVACNVTDRASIKQSFDAAVTKYGGLDIIISNAGAAWEGAIGELDDEILRKSFELNFFSHQNISQAAIDVFKAQSTGGCLLYNTSKQAINPGANFGAYGLPKAATLFLSRQYALEYGSIGVRANAVNADRIRSGLLDDDMIASRSSARNMSIDDYMSGNLLKQEVTARDVAEVFLSQALARKTTGNVSTVDGGNIAAILR; this is encoded by the coding sequence ATGCAGAATAATTGGATAGATAGTGAAGCTCAAACACTTGTTGATGACCTGGCTAAAGAGGGTATCAATGAAGACTTAGCACTGCGAGTTTATACAACGAGATTGCTGGGGCTTGTACCGCAGCTGGTCCTGCATGGAGGTGGCAATACATCTGTCAAAACAACTGCAACGGACATAACCGGTCAGGCATGGGATGTCCTTTGTGTCAAAGGAAGCGGTTGGGATATGGGTGTTATTGAGCCAGCCGGCTTGCCTGCAGTTAAACTTAAGCCACTTCTAAGTACGCGTAATTTTGCGGCATTATCCGATGAAACAATGGTTGAATTGCAGCGTTCAAATCTTATTAACTCGAGTTCCCCTAATCCTTCTGTCGAAACGCTGTTACATGCGTTTATTCCACATAAATTTGTAGATCATACCCACTCAACTGGTGTTCTTGCTATTATAGACCAAGATAATTCCAAAGAGCTGGCCAGAGAAGTCTTTGGCGAAAGATTTGGGTTTGTTCCGTACATTATGCCGGGTTTTGATTTGGCTAAGAAAGCAGCGGAAGTTTATGAAAGTAACCCAGACGTGGATGGTTTGATTTTGGATAAACATGGCATCTTTACGTTCGCTGAAGACGCAAAAAGTGCTTATGATCTCATGATTGATGCCGTGACCAAGGCTGAAAATTATGTCGAACAAAACAGAAAGTTTTCATCATTTCCCAAGGCTGCTTTACCGGAGAATATAGCAAATCTAGAGGATGTACTTCCCATTGTTCGAGGTGCCGTTGCTCATGCTTTAGATGATGGAGATTACAAAAGGTTTGTCTGTGATCACCGTGCCGACGATAAAATTCTGAATTTTACTAATGCTGCTGATCTCGACAAATTTGCGACGAGAGGTATGCCTACACCAGATCTATCCATTCGAATAAAACACAAACCGATAATTTTTCCTGCACCTGAAGCAGATCATCTTGATGCATTCAAAACAGCTGTTCAAACAGCAGTTAAATCATTTATTGCTGATTACACTGAATATTTTAGCAAAAATGATGCGCAGGATGATGTTACGCGTACCATGCTTGACCCGATGCCAAGATTGGCCTTCATTCCTGGTATTGGTATGATAGGCATTGGACAGACTTACAAAGAGGCCAAGATTGCGGCAGATGTTGGTGAAACATTTGTTGAAACAATTTCCTCTGCTGAGGCTCATGGTGAATTTAAACCCGTCGATATGCCTGAACTTTTCAAGCTTGAATATTGGTCTTTGGAACAGGCGAAACTGGCGTCAGCAAAAAAGCGAGCTTTAGATGGCCAGGTCGTTATGGTGACTGGTGGGGCTGGGGCCATTGGCGCAGCCACTTGTCAGGTATTTGCAGAACAAGGTGCACAAGTTGTTGTTTCTGATCTCAATTTAGATGCGGCAGAAACAATTGCAGCCTCGCTGGGTGCAGGCCACTTAGGGGTAGCTTGCAATGTTACAGACCGGGCCAGTATTAAACAATCATTTGACGCAGCAGTTACAAAATACGGTGGACTGGATATCATCATATCTAATGCGGGTGCTGCTTGGGAAGGCGCGATTGGCGAACTGGATGATGAAATTCTACGTAAAAGTTTTGAATTGAACTTCTTCAGCCACCAGAATATTTCCCAAGCTGCCATTGATGTTTTTAAGGCTCAAAGTACAGGCGGTTGTTTGTTATATAACACCTCAAAGCAAGCTATAAACCCGGGTGCGAATTTTGGCGCCTATGGTTTACCAAAAGCTGCAACGCTGTTTTTATCGCGTCAATATGCTTTGGAATATGGGTCCATTGGTGTCCGGGCAAATGCTGTCAATGCTGACCGAATTAGATCAGGTCTGCTGGATGATGATATGATTGCAAGCCGTTCGTCAGCGCGTAATATGAGTATTGACGATTATATGAGTGGGAACCTGCTCAAGCAGGAAGTAACCGCTCGAGATGTGGCGGAAGTATTTTTATCTCAAGCGCTTGCACGAAAAACCACAGGAAATGTTTCGACTGTGGATGGTGGAAATATAGCCGCCATTCTGCGCTAA
- a CDS encoding D-TA family PLP-dependent enzyme, with translation MALDIDTIDTPAFVVNETTALANIQKFQAHCDTVGLSLRPHIKTHKSIRFANIQIAAGAIGITCQKISEAEAMLSEDVDNEIDDILITYNILGSAKLKRLRTLSDRLATLTVVADNATVVEELSATFNGAPRKLRVLVECDTGAGRCGVQAPGAATALAKTIANSPGLEFAGLMTYPAVNGADGAAKFLCEAKIMLEEQGIPCPTVSSGGSPDMWDASTDGVLTEYRIGTYIYNDRSLVRSGTCTWDDCAGHVLATVVSTPTPERAIIDAGSKVLTSDLLGFSDYGHIIDHPEIRITSLSEEHGILDVDPKKPLVIGQRLRIVPNHVCVVSNMFDEIWLETENNSLIPLPINARGKVI, from the coding sequence ATGGCACTTGATATAGACACAATCGACACGCCTGCATTTGTTGTAAATGAAACAACAGCGCTTGCGAACATACAAAAGTTCCAAGCTCATTGTGACACAGTTGGCCTTAGCTTGCGCCCTCACATCAAGACTCATAAGTCGATCCGGTTTGCAAATATTCAGATCGCAGCGGGAGCAATCGGAATTACATGCCAGAAGATTAGCGAGGCCGAGGCAATGCTGTCAGAGGATGTAGATAATGAGATAGACGATATTCTCATCACATATAACATCCTTGGCTCTGCCAAACTAAAACGACTTCGCACACTATCGGATCGTCTTGCAACACTTACAGTCGTTGCCGACAATGCGACTGTTGTGGAAGAACTTTCAGCCACATTTAACGGAGCGCCGCGTAAACTCCGTGTTTTGGTTGAATGTGATACGGGTGCTGGGCGTTGTGGTGTTCAAGCACCAGGCGCAGCAACAGCCTTGGCCAAAACAATTGCTAATTCACCAGGACTAGAATTCGCAGGTCTCATGACCTATCCAGCTGTTAACGGGGCGGACGGCGCAGCGAAATTTTTATGCGAAGCGAAGATTATGCTAGAGGAACAAGGCATCCCCTGCCCGACAGTTTCTTCAGGAGGCTCACCCGACATGTGGGACGCGTCAACAGACGGGGTTCTAACAGAATACCGAATTGGAACATACATATATAATGATCGCTCATTGGTTAGATCAGGCACCTGCACATGGGATGATTGTGCCGGGCATGTGCTAGCAACTGTTGTTAGCACCCCTACACCAGAGCGAGCAATTATTGATGCAGGATCAAAAGTTTTAACCTCAGATTTGTTAGGATTTTCGGACTACGGCCACATCATAGACCATCCAGAAATCCGCATCACAAGTTTGAGCGAAGAGCACGGCATTTTAGACGTTGATCCGAAAAAACCGTTGGTAATAGGGCAGCGGCTCAGAATTGTTCCAAATCACGTGTGTGTGGTTTCAAACATGTTTGATGAAATCTGGCTCGAGACTGAGAATAATAGTCTTATACCTTTGCCAATCAATGCGCGTGGCAAAGTGATCTAA
- a CDS encoding sugar-binding transcriptional regulator produces the protein MPESKTRSTDDIRLDRQERAILDATWCYYHEGLNQNEIAKKLGISRASVVNYLSEARKRGYIRISLDPSIFTEHELARKVANTFGLKEVSIAPSSGEATEERVAKMAADWLLHLLEKGDRLGVAWGETIFRVSEAASRQTVEDLEVVQLVGSRPAAKGFSAEICSAVLARQFGAHCVNLHVPLLLSDKELAQRLMAEPVIMEQMSAVMNCNKTIFACGTCSEDSHILKTGLMNLQQLEHQKKQGATGVICGRLIDEDGNHMPTSVEDRMIGITLDQMKGKEMGLLVGSGQTRVEPILAAIRGGYATHLATCDDTARMLLERV, from the coding sequence TTGCCAGAAAGTAAAACGCGCTCGACAGATGATATCCGGCTAGACCGTCAAGAAAGAGCAATACTTGATGCGACGTGGTGTTATTATCATGAAGGTCTTAATCAAAATGAGATTGCAAAAAAACTGGGTATCTCGCGCGCATCCGTCGTCAATTATTTGTCGGAGGCACGTAAGCGTGGGTATATTCGTATCTCACTTGATCCAAGTATTTTCACAGAACACGAACTGGCACGAAAAGTTGCCAACACATTTGGACTAAAAGAAGTTAGTATTGCACCATCATCGGGCGAGGCAACTGAGGAGCGTGTTGCAAAAATGGCTGCCGATTGGCTGCTTCATCTTCTCGAAAAAGGCGACCGTCTTGGTGTCGCTTGGGGTGAAACCATTTTCAGGGTATCGGAGGCTGCATCACGCCAAACCGTTGAAGACCTCGAAGTTGTCCAGCTAGTTGGTTCACGGCCTGCAGCTAAAGGGTTCTCAGCAGAGATATGTTCAGCGGTACTTGCGCGGCAGTTTGGTGCTCACTGCGTTAACTTACACGTTCCACTCTTATTGTCTGATAAAGAACTCGCACAGAGGCTTATGGCTGAGCCTGTCATCATGGAGCAAATGTCAGCGGTTATGAACTGTAATAAAACAATATTTGCATGTGGAACTTGTAGTGAAGACAGTCATATTTTGAAAACAGGTCTCATGAATTTGCAGCAACTGGAACATCAAAAGAAACAAGGCGCGACCGGTGTTATTTGTGGACGTCTTATTGATGAGGACGGCAACCATATGCCCACCAGCGTTGAAGATCGCATGATTGGAATAACCCTGGATCAGATGAAGGGCAAAGAAATGGGGTTGTTGGTGGGATCAGGTCAAACACGTGTTGAGCCAATATTGGCGGCAATAAGAGGCGGATACGCAACGCATCTTGCAACATGCGATGATACTGCAAGGATGCTACTGGAAAGAGTTTAA